In the genome of Odocoileus virginianus isolate 20LAN1187 ecotype Illinois chromosome 17, Ovbor_1.2, whole genome shotgun sequence, the window CTATGGAGCATTTTAGGAGGAGAGGATATCGGAAGCTCCCTTTTGGACTTGTTAAGTTTGCTATGTCTAGTTGAAATCCACATGGAGATGTGGAATAAGGACGAGTATACATAGTATTCTGGAATCCAGGGGAAAGTGGGTTGGAGTTATAATTTGGGAGTTGTCAGTGTATAACTTTGTTCACTGGAGTCCACAAACGAACATTATTGAGCTGGCGCCTGCTTGACGTGAATCAAGAAGCACAGGTTTTAGCCTTGGGTAGCTGACGGGAAAGTGTGTCATTTATTGAGAAAGGAAACATAAGAGGTGCGGTTCTGGGAGAAGGTGACTGGATCCGTGTAGGATGTGTTGCATTTGCGGTGTCTATGGAGATATCTGGGCAAGAGTTGGCTTTATGCGGGCTGGAGCTCAGGGGACAGGTCTGGACTGGAGACGTGGCATGTAGTGGACAAGTGAAGCTGTAGGAATGACTGAGACAGGTCAGGGGTAGCGAGTCTCTCGGCGGCGAGAAATAGGAATAACACATCTTCATCTTCCCGCATCTGTTTTTCCTATTTCCCTTAAGCGCCTACCATCATCGCACAAAACGCCCTAAGTCGGCGGCTATCAGAGAATAGCCCCACTGTTTTTATTCCCCACTGTTCTCCCTCCTCCGGGAGATTGCAGATAGCGGAAGATGTTAAAACCCTAACCACGCCGGGTTGGTGACGTCACCACGGAGGCGGGGTATGTGGTGACCACGCCCCTGGCGCCGAGAGGCCAGCCTAGGGCTCGACCCCAGCTGTACCGACGCCTTCCCGGTGTGAGTCCTTCCTTTCGCCAGCAGGCATCAGGCCAGCTCGAGCAAGCCGCGCTCGGCCAATAATCCCTGGGTACGGTTGTAGACGTCCTTCAGGGTGCCCGCGGCCCGGGCCAGCGCGGCCCTCGCCTCCGTCTCTCTGGCTCCGGGACACAACAGCTCGAGTAAGCGGCCGCGACCCGGGAAAGCGAGGAATGCGAGGTGGGCAGCCTGACGGACGAACCAGGAGTGATGAGGGGCCAGAGCTGTACCATAAGCGTCGCTGCACTGAACGCCGGCGTCCGGGCCTCCGAGCATCCCGGTCGCCACCCggtggaggcagagctgggaccagCGTAGCGCACGGTGCAGAAAGAGCATCGTTACCGAGCCCGAAGCCTCGGCCGAGGGCGGTGGGGCGATCTCGGGCCGCTCCCACGCCACCATCGTCCCCAGGGACGTGTAGTGCGCGGCCTCTGGGCCGTGCACCAAGGCTTCGAGGTCTGTCACTTTGGCGGAGGCCTCGCTTGTGGCGAAGGCGAAGATGGAGCCGAGGGGAGTTaagaacctgtgtgtgtgtgatggtgggAAGGGTAGGAAGGTTTGAGAGAGGGCGACGGAGCCACCAAGAGGCGGGGACTGGATGGGAGGAGAAAGATCACTCACCTGACTAACTCCCTCCATCCTGCCAGGTACAGTGACAATTCCACGTCCCCTTCCGGGTTCAGACTGGCGCGGAACGGCCTCATCATCCGGCCCAGCATCCCCTGGGGGCCCAGACACTGAGGCTCTTCCCATTCCGAGCCCTCCAGGGGTCCCGACTGTTGCTGGACCTGCAGGTTAGATTTGAGGGCATCGAGATGGGAGCAGAACCCCTAGCTCGCTGGCCTCGCCAGGCAGCCCAGTTGAGCTCTGAAGAAATTATTCTTTAGATCTAGCTGGTGTTCCTCTGGCTGGACTCTCAGCTTCTGACAGGAGAGGGGAGAGTAGGAGGAGGGCCTGCCCTTCATCAGATCCTCAGACTGGCCCACTTTCCCCTGCTCGGGACCCTGTCAGGAGCTCCCAGTTCCAGCCCTGCCGGTAGCGTACCTGGAAAGGCGGCGGCCCCTCGGCAATGCAGGACTGTGTCCCAGATCCGCAGCCTGAGAGGGGGAGGCGGGACAGAGCGGTGAGGGCCTGAGGTGAGGCCTTAGGTCCCCAGGGCCTGGATTCCCCGGTTCCTCCCAGAGCAGGTCAGAGAACGGGCTACTCACGAAGGTTCCGAGCCCAGAGATAAACAAGCAGTAGCGCGAAGACAGCAAGAGGAATTGCGCTGTGCAGCCAGCGCCGCGGTATCTGCCGCGGCAGTGCGACCCCCATGGCTGCAGCAGGGACCACAGCCCCCTTGCCAGCCGCTAGCCTGGCTTTGTCCCTTCGCCTCCGGGAGGGGAGAGAAGCCGAAGTGCCTGAGGTGCAAAGAGTTAATAATTAACCTACCAAGGCCCCTTCCCCTGTGCCCTTTGCCCCAGAGGGCAGCATCAGAGGGGTGAGGGACTGGAATGAAGAGAATTTAGGGGATTCAGTAGCAGTGACACGTCTCTTACATTCTCCTTCCCTGAAGGCTGGATGGTAGTAAGAGGCAGCCTGGGTACTGTGAAGAGAGGCTGAGGTCAAAAGCAGGTCCCCCACGGAACAATAGTGGGCCTCAAGCTGACTCTGGCCTTGAGTTCCTCCACTGTAAATTGAGGATAATAATAGGTTCTTTTGCAAGGCCtcatgtgaggattaaatgatctCATA includes:
- the GLTPD2 gene encoding glycolipid transfer protein domain-containing protein 2, producing the protein MGVALPRQIPRRWLHSAIPLAVFALLLVYLWARNLRCGSGTQSCIAEGPPPFQVQQQSGPLEGSEWEEPQCLGPQGMLGRMMRPFRASLNPEGDVELSLYLAGWRELVRFLTPLGSIFAFATSEASAKVTDLEALVHGPEAAHYTSLGTMVAWERPEIAPPPSAEASGSVTMLFLHRALRWSQLCLHRVATGMLGGPDAGVQCSDAYGTALAPHHSWFVRQAAHLAFLAFPGRGRLLELLCPGARETEARAALARAAGTLKDVYNRTQGLLAERGLLELA